In a single window of the Orcinus orca chromosome 9, mOrcOrc1.1, whole genome shotgun sequence genome:
- the TMEM213 gene encoding transmembrane protein 213, translated as MAGGPQLASAGTVITEASLLSMKHLNSAPWAALVLSLAFASFHPACLAEASGSSNSTLTVHHPGLETLEQCPNVDFCPQAARCCHTGVDEYGWIAAAVGWSLLFLTLILLCVDKLMKLTPDEPKDLQA; from the exons ATGGCAGGCGGCCCTCAGCTCGCCTCTGCGGGGACCGTGATCACAGAAGCCTCCCTCCTCAGCATGAAGCACCTCAACTCTGCGCCCTGGGCCGCCCTGGTCCTCAGCCTGGCCTTTGCCTCTTTCCACCCGGCTTGCTTGGCAG AAGCCAGCGGCAGCAGCAACTCAACCTTGACTGTCCACCATCCAGGCCTTGAGACCCTGGAGCAGTGCCCCA ATGTCGACTTCTGCCCACAAGCAGCCCGGTGTTGCCACACCGGAGTGGATGAATACGGCTGGATCGCGGCTGCTGTTGGTTGGAGTCTCTTGTTTCTCACCCTCATCCTGCTCTGTGTGGACAAACTGATGAAGCTGACTCCAGATGAGCCCAAGGACTTGCAAGCATGA